In Persicimonas caeni, a single window of DNA contains:
- a CDS encoding Ig-like domain-containing protein, with product MMYRSSYRQVLAVLVVGLWAGMAGVSCAPEFTDEQCATDQDCFPDEFCSAQGICQPGAGGDVGPDVEQDADTVEIASIEVTPQSVDVALGLTVPLDATAFDADGNEIADATFEWESSDEVVATVNADGEVTGLEIGTATITVTSTEDPSVQATASITVVEGEVDTVTVEPSAVTLIVGETQTLTATALNEAGEEISDPQVTWTSDDESIATVDTDGTVTAVAAGQTTITATVEGVQATVDVEVQLVPVARIELTPADPTVEVGSTVELTAQAFDAEDNELTGRQITWTSDDESIATIDSGGIVTGVAEGTVTITAEIGGETATVDVDVVPANTSPVADAGADQVVSVGDTVTLDASNSDDADNDTLTYSWTFSSQPTNSTATLSDASAVQPTFTADVAGDYVLELTVDDGSATATDTVTITANTPPVADAGSDQTVTEGDTVTLDGSNSSDADGDTLSYSWTFTSTPTGSSAALSDSTAASPTFTPDVAGDYVLELTVDDGNATATDTVTITAEAANTAPTADAGTDQTVTVGDTVNLDGSNSSDPDTGDSIASYAWTLDSVPTNSGATLTDAATATPSFTADVAGDYVLTLTVTDQSGATGTDTVTITAQSPTNTAPVANDDAFSTDEDVAAIFDVVGNDTDADNDSLTLTAITVDPTNGTASIASNQIDYTPDANFNGTDTLTYEISDGNGGTDTATLTITVNAVNDAPTAAAGADQTVTTGTLVNLDGSNSSDIDSGDSIASYAWTIDSAPTNSTATLTDAATATPSFTPDEAGDYVLLLTVEDQSGATGTDTVTITAQASANNDPVTTDDTLTLDEDTTQTIDVAANDTDADGDSLTVSIVTGPTNGTASVVSNQIEYTPDANFNGSDSLTYQVADGNGGTATGTLSITVDPVNDAPTANAGADLTVNEGDVVNLNGANSSDIDTGDSIASYAWTLDTKPTNSTATLTDAATATPSFTADVAGDYVLTLTVTDQNAATATDTVTVTAQAVNTAPVANDDTLTLDEDTTALADVLSNDTDADNDTLSISAITAGPTNGTASIVSGQIEYSPDADFNGSDSLTYEISDGNSGTDTATLTITVNAVNDAPTADAGADQTVNEGDVVNLDGSNSSDPDTGDSIASYAWTLDTTPSSSTAALTDANTATPSFTADVPGDYVLTLTVTDQNAATATDTVTVTAQAVNTAPVANDDTFSTDEDVSATFDVVGNDTDADSDSLTLTAITTGPTNGTASITNNQIDYTPDANFNGTDTLTYEISDGNGGTDTATLTITVNAVNDAPTADAGADQTVTTGTLVNLDGSNSSDIDSGDSIAGYAWTIDSAPTNSTATLTDAATATPSFTPDEAGDYVLLLTVEDQSGATGTDTVTITAQVPNSDPVTTDDTLTLDEDTTQTIDVAANDTDADGDSLTVSIVTGPTNGTASVVSNQIEYTPNANFNGSDSLTYQVADGNGGTATGTLSITVNAVNDAPTADAGTDQTVTEGDVVNLDGSNSSDIDAGDSIASYAWTLDTKPSSSTATLTDAATATPSFTADVAGDYVLTLTVTDQNTATATDTVTITAQTASVQPSSAGELVISEIMPSPDVLADSAGEWFELYNPSTTTTYNLNGCTIEDLGADSHTITVDVTIAPGEYVTLANSSSPGFTPSYVYGSNWFLSSGDEVVLNCAGTQIDVVNYDGGGFSVTSGASLTLSPASLDATSNDDSTNWCDATTSYNGDLGTPGAANDSCP from the coding sequence ATGATGTATCGAAGTTCGTACCGGCAGGTCCTCGCGGTACTCGTGGTGGGCCTTTGGGCAGGCATGGCGGGCGTGAGTTGCGCGCCGGAGTTCACCGACGAGCAATGTGCCACCGACCAAGATTGCTTTCCCGACGAGTTCTGCTCGGCACAGGGCATCTGTCAGCCGGGCGCTGGCGGCGACGTCGGCCCCGACGTCGAGCAAGATGCCGACACCGTCGAAATCGCCAGCATCGAAGTCACCCCGCAGTCGGTCGACGTCGCGCTGGGTCTGACCGTGCCGCTCGACGCCACGGCTTTCGACGCCGACGGTAACGAGATCGCGGACGCGACCTTCGAATGGGAGAGCTCCGACGAGGTGGTCGCCACCGTCAACGCCGACGGCGAGGTGACCGGCCTGGAGATTGGCACGGCGACGATCACCGTGACTTCGACCGAAGATCCCTCGGTGCAGGCAACCGCCTCCATCACCGTGGTCGAAGGCGAAGTCGACACTGTCACGGTCGAGCCGAGCGCGGTGACGCTCATCGTCGGCGAGACGCAGACGCTCACGGCGACTGCGCTCAACGAAGCCGGCGAAGAGATCAGCGACCCGCAGGTAACCTGGACGAGCGACGACGAGTCGATCGCCACCGTCGATACCGACGGTACGGTCACCGCGGTTGCCGCCGGCCAGACCACGATCACGGCGACGGTCGAAGGCGTGCAGGCCACGGTCGACGTCGAGGTCCAGCTGGTGCCCGTCGCGCGCATCGAGCTGACCCCGGCCGACCCGACCGTCGAGGTGGGCAGCACGGTGGAACTCACCGCCCAGGCGTTCGACGCCGAGGACAACGAGTTGACCGGCCGCCAGATCACCTGGACGAGCGACGACGAGTCGATCGCGACGATCGATTCGGGTGGCATCGTCACCGGTGTGGCGGAGGGAACCGTGACAATTACCGCCGAAATCGGCGGTGAGACCGCCACGGTCGACGTCGACGTCGTGCCCGCCAACACCTCGCCGGTGGCCGATGCCGGGGCCGACCAGGTCGTCAGCGTCGGCGACACGGTCACCCTCGACGCTTCCAACAGCGACGACGCCGACAACGATACGCTGACCTACAGCTGGACGTTCTCCAGCCAGCCGACCAACTCGACGGCGACCTTGAGCGATGCGTCGGCCGTGCAGCCGACCTTTACCGCCGATGTCGCCGGCGACTACGTGCTCGAGTTGACCGTCGACGACGGCTCGGCCACAGCCACCGATACCGTCACCATCACCGCCAACACCCCGCCGGTGGCCGACGCAGGAAGTGATCAGACGGTCACCGAAGGCGACACGGTCACCCTCGACGGCTCCAACAGCTCGGACGCCGACGGCGACACGCTCAGCTACAGCTGGACGTTTACGAGCACGCCGACCGGCTCGAGCGCCGCGCTCAGCGACTCGACGGCGGCCTCGCCGACGTTTACGCCCGACGTGGCCGGCGACTATGTCCTCGAGTTGACCGTCGACGACGGCAACGCGACGGCGACCGACACGGTGACGATCACCGCCGAGGCGGCCAACACTGCGCCGACCGCCGACGCCGGCACCGACCAGACGGTCACCGTCGGTGACACCGTCAACCTCGACGGCTCGAACAGCTCCGACCCCGACACGGGCGACAGCATCGCGAGCTACGCGTGGACACTCGACTCCGTACCCACCAACTCGGGCGCGACGCTGACCGATGCAGCCACGGCGACCCCGTCGTTCACCGCCGATGTGGCCGGTGACTACGTGCTCACGCTGACGGTCACTGACCAGAGCGGCGCCACGGGCACCGACACGGTCACGATCACCGCACAATCGCCGACGAATACGGCCCCGGTGGCCAACGACGACGCCTTCTCGACCGATGAAGATGTCGCGGCGATCTTCGACGTGGTCGGAAACGACACCGACGCGGACAACGACTCGCTGACCCTGACGGCGATCACCGTCGATCCGACGAACGGCACGGCCAGCATCGCCAGCAACCAGATCGACTACACGCCCGACGCCAACTTCAACGGCACCGACACGCTCACCTACGAGATCTCGGACGGAAACGGCGGCACGGACACGGCCACGCTGACCATCACGGTCAACGCGGTCAACGACGCTCCCACCGCCGCCGCCGGCGCCGACCAGACGGTCACCACGGGCACGCTGGTCAACCTGGACGGCTCGAACAGCTCGGACATCGATTCCGGCGATAGCATCGCAAGCTACGCCTGGACGATCGACAGCGCGCCGACGAACTCGACGGCGACCCTGACGGATGCGGCCACGGCCACCCCGTCGTTCACCCCCGACGAGGCCGGCGACTACGTGCTACTGCTGACCGTCGAGGACCAGAGCGGCGCCACGGGCACCGACACGGTCACCATCACCGCGCAGGCTTCTGCGAACAATGACCCGGTGACCACCGACGACACGCTCACCCTCGACGAGGACACCACCCAGACGATCGACGTGGCCGCCAACGACACCGACGCCGACGGCGACAGCCTGACGGTGTCGATCGTGACCGGCCCGACGAACGGCACGGCCAGCGTGGTGAGCAACCAGATCGAGTACACCCCGGACGCGAACTTCAACGGCAGCGACTCGCTGACCTACCAGGTCGCCGACGGCAACGGCGGCACCGCCACCGGCACGCTCAGCATCACGGTCGACCCGGTCAACGACGCGCCGACCGCGAACGCAGGCGCGGACCTGACGGTCAACGAAGGCGACGTGGTCAACTTGAACGGCGCGAACAGCTCCGATATCGACACCGGCGATAGCATCGCGAGCTATGCCTGGACGCTCGACACGAAGCCGACCAACTCGACGGCGACCCTGACGGATGCGGCCACCGCCACTCCGTCGTTCACAGCCGACGTCGCCGGCGACTACGTCTTGACGCTGACGGTCACCGACCAGAACGCCGCCACGGCGACCGACACGGTCACTGTCACCGCACAGGCCGTGAACACCGCCCCGGTGGCCAACGACGACACGCTGACGCTCGACGAGGACACCACGGCCTTGGCCGACGTGCTCTCGAATGACACCGACGCGGACAACGACACGCTGAGCATCTCGGCGATCACCGCCGGCCCGACGAACGGGACGGCAAGCATTGTCAGCGGCCAGATCGAGTACAGCCCCGACGCCGACTTCAACGGCAGCGACTCGCTGACCTACGAAATTTCCGACGGAAACAGTGGCACGGACACCGCGACGCTGACCATCACGGTCAACGCGGTCAACGACGCTCCCACCGCCGACGCCGGCGCCGACCAAACGGTCAATGAAGGCGACGTGGTCAACCTCGACGGCTCGAACAGCTCCGACCCCGACACGGGCGACAGCATCGCGAGCTACGCTTGGACGCTCGACACGACGCCGAGCAGTTCGACCGCCGCGCTCACCGACGCCAATACGGCGACTCCGTCGTTCACCGCCGACGTGCCCGGTGACTATGTCTTGACGCTGACGGTCACTGACCAGAACGCCGCCACGGCGACCGACACGGTCACTGTCACCGCACAGGCCGTGAACACCGCCCCGGTGGCCAATGACGACACCTTCTCGACCGATGAAGATGTCTCGGCGACCTTCGACGTGGTCGGAAACGACACCGACGCGGACAGCGACTCGCTGACGCTGACGGCGATCACCACCGGGCCGACGAACGGCACGGCCAGCATCACCAACAACCAGATCGACTACACGCCCGACGCCAACTTCAACGGCACCGACACGCTCACCTACGAGATCTCGGATGGAAACGGCGGCACGGACACGGCCACGCTGACCATCACGGTCAACGCGGTCAACGACGCTCCCACCGCCGACGCCGGCGCCGACCAGACGGTCACCACGGGCACGCTGGTCAACCTGGACGGCTCGAACAGCTCGGACATCGATTCCGGCGATAGCATCGCAGGCTACGCCTGGACGATCGACAGCGCGCCGACGAACTCGACGGCGACTCTGACGGATGCGGCCACGGCCACTCCGTCGTTTACCCCCGACGAGGCCGGCGACTACGTGCTGCTGCTGACCGTCGAGGACCAGAGCGGCGCCACGGGCACCGACACGGTCACCATCACGGCTCAGGTTCCTAACAGCGACCCGGTGACCACCGACGACACGCTCACCCTCGACGAAGACACCACTCAGACGATCGACGTGGCCGCCAACGACACCGACGCCGACGGCGACAGCCTGACGGTGTCGATCGTGACCGGCCCGACGAACGGCACGGCCAGCGTGGTGAGCAACCAGATCGAGTACACTCCGAACGCGAACTTCAACGGCAGCGACTCGCTGACTTACCAGGTCGCCGACGGCAACGGCGGTACCGCCACCGGCACGCTCAGCATCACGGTCAATGCCGTGAATGACGCGCCGACAGCTGACGCCGGCACCGACCAAACGGTCACCGAGGGCGACGTGGTCAACCTCGACGGCTCGAACAGCTCTGATATCGACGCCGGCGACAGCATCGCGAGCTATGCCTGGACGCTCGACACGAAACCGAGTTCTTCGACCGCCACTTTGACCGACGCGGCCACGGCGACCCCGTCGTTCACCGCCGACGTCGCCGGCGACTACGTCTTGACGCTGACGGTCACCGACCAGAACACGGCTACGGCCACCGACACGGTCACCATCACCGCGCAGACGGCGAGTGTTCAGCCCTCTTCGGCCGGCGAGCTTGTGATCTCGGAAATCATGCCCAGCCCGGACGTCCTCGCTGACAGCGCCGGGGAGTGGTTCGAGTTGTATAATCCCAGCACCACCACCACCTACAACCTCAACGGCTGCACAATTGAGGACCTCGGGGCCGACTCGCACACAATCACTGTCGACGTTACGATCGCTCCCGGCGAGTATGTCACTCTCGCAAACTCCAGTTCGCCTGGCTTCACCCCGTCGTACGTCTATGGAAGTAACTGGTTTTTGAGCAGTGGTGATGAAGTCGTTTTGAACTGCGCAGGCACTCAAATCGATGTTGTCAACTACGACGGCGGTGGGTTCTCCGTTACAAGCGGTGCATCGTTGACGCTTTCGCCAGCTTCGCTCGACGCCACGAGCAACGACGACAGCACAAACTGGTGCGACGCGACAACCAGCTACAATGGCGATCTGGGCACGCCCGGAGCCGCCAACGATTCCTGCCCGTGA
- a CDS encoding Ig-like domain-containing protein has product MDISDCCRSSLCALFATFALTSLFAAGCEPEFNDRQCQSDQDCFADEVCAVDGICQPQDFFPDVGEDGGTGDDAGPQEIVSVQLSPATADLAIGGSLQLEATALDADGNPVSTALFEWRSSDPDIADVDGRGIVTGELLGTVTVSARSVQNPEIEGFAEITVVEGEVASVEVAPNPSTLFVGETATFQATAFSEEGSPIPEPFVVWSVEDEQVATVNSSGVVTALAEGTTNLVANVEGITGSAEIEVIPVPVDRIEITPQDPSVTVGGTVQLRAKVFDVAANELTDRTPTWTSSNTGVATVDASGLVSAQSAGTSTITAEVGAVSADVTVTVVEGNAPPSANDHTVTTDEDTSVDIDLNGSDADNDPLTFAIQSGPTNGSLGTLETSTGQVTYTPDPNYSGSDTFTFTVDDGQATSSPATVDITVREVNDGPTATDDTLTTDEDTPATADVLANDTDPEGDNLSVSITTSPSNGTASVTSAGEISYTPDADFNGSDSLAYTLSDGNGGTAMATLSIQVTAINDAPVAADDTAGTNENQSVNVAVLQNDDDVDGDTLSVTGTTTSAQGVTVTVESDNSVTYQPPTDYVGTDSFDYTISDGTATATATVTVTVNNVNDAPTAADDTATTDEDTAVTIDVLANDGDPDNDPLGIISATTPSQGSTSVANGQITYTPNADENGTDTFEYTISDGNLTATATVTVTITPVDDPPTATDDTASTTEDVAVTVDVLQNDSDIDTSALTIASVTTPTQGAASIDDGGTPNDPSDDTVTYTPDPDTNGSDTFDYTVSDGTSTDTGTVSVTITAVNDSPQAVDDTATAAVSATITIDLTSNDTDVDGDTLSVSSLDTTNTDGTVTDNGDGTVEYTAPGTAGTDTFTYVVSDGNGGSSTGTVTVTVQ; this is encoded by the coding sequence ATGGATATCTCTGACTGTTGCCGCTCGTCTCTGTGCGCGTTGTTCGCAACCTTTGCCCTGACCAGCCTGTTTGCAGCGGGGTGCGAGCCCGAGTTCAATGATCGTCAGTGCCAGTCCGACCAAGACTGCTTTGCCGACGAGGTCTGCGCGGTCGATGGGATTTGCCAGCCCCAGGACTTCTTCCCCGACGTTGGGGAGGATGGCGGCACCGGCGACGATGCCGGGCCCCAGGAGATCGTCAGCGTCCAGCTGAGTCCGGCCACCGCCGACCTCGCCATCGGGGGCTCCTTGCAACTCGAGGCGACGGCCCTCGATGCGGACGGCAACCCCGTGAGCACGGCGCTATTCGAGTGGCGCTCGTCGGATCCCGATATTGCCGATGTCGACGGGCGCGGCATTGTCACCGGTGAGCTGCTCGGCACCGTGACCGTCAGCGCGCGATCGGTGCAGAATCCCGAGATCGAGGGTTTTGCCGAGATCACTGTGGTCGAGGGAGAGGTGGCGAGCGTCGAAGTCGCCCCCAACCCGAGCACGCTCTTTGTCGGCGAGACCGCCACCTTTCAGGCAACCGCGTTCAGCGAGGAGGGCTCGCCTATCCCCGAGCCGTTCGTCGTATGGAGCGTCGAGGACGAGCAAGTCGCCACGGTCAACTCCAGCGGCGTGGTCACTGCGCTGGCCGAAGGAACGACCAACCTCGTGGCCAACGTCGAGGGCATTACCGGCAGCGCCGAGATCGAGGTGATCCCGGTGCCGGTCGACCGTATCGAGATTACGCCCCAGGACCCGTCGGTCACCGTCGGGGGCACGGTTCAACTGCGAGCGAAGGTCTTCGACGTGGCCGCCAACGAACTCACCGACCGTACGCCGACCTGGACGAGCAGTAACACGGGCGTGGCCACCGTCGACGCGAGCGGCCTCGTCAGCGCCCAGTCGGCGGGCACCTCGACGATCACCGCCGAGGTCGGCGCAGTCTCGGCCGACGTCACCGTCACGGTGGTCGAGGGCAACGCGCCGCCGTCGGCCAACGATCACACGGTGACCACCGATGAGGACACCTCCGTCGACATCGACTTGAATGGAAGCGACGCCGACAACGATCCGCTGACGTTTGCGATCCAGTCTGGCCCGACAAACGGTTCGCTGGGCACGCTCGAAACGTCCACCGGCCAGGTGACGTATACGCCGGACCCCAACTACTCCGGATCGGATACGTTCACCTTCACGGTCGACGACGGCCAAGCGACCTCGTCGCCGGCCACGGTCGATATCACCGTGCGCGAGGTCAACGACGGACCCACGGCGACAGACGACACGTTGACGACCGACGAGGACACCCCTGCGACGGCCGACGTACTCGCCAACGACACGGACCCCGAGGGCGACAACCTGTCGGTGAGCATCACCACCTCGCCGTCCAACGGCACGGCCAGCGTCACCTCGGCGGGCGAGATCTCCTACACGCCCGACGCCGACTTCAACGGCTCGGACAGCCTCGCCTACACGCTGTCGGACGGAAATGGCGGTACGGCGATGGCCACGCTGAGCATTCAGGTCACCGCGATCAATGACGCACCGGTGGCCGCGGACGACACCGCCGGGACCAACGAGAACCAGTCGGTCAACGTGGCCGTGCTCCAAAATGACGACGACGTCGACGGCGATACACTCAGCGTGACGGGCACGACCACGTCCGCCCAGGGCGTCACCGTGACCGTCGAGAGCGACAACTCGGTGACGTACCAACCGCCGACCGACTACGTGGGCACCGACTCCTTCGACTACACCATCTCCGACGGCACGGCGACGGCGACCGCCACGGTCACCGTCACCGTCAACAACGTCAACGACGCGCCCACCGCAGCGGACGACACGGCCACCACCGACGAAGATACCGCCGTGACGATCGACGTACTCGCCAACGACGGCGACCCCGACAACGACCCCCTCGGTATCATCTCGGCGACGACGCCGTCGCAAGGCTCGACGAGCGTGGCCAACGGCCAGATTACTTACACGCCCAACGCCGATGAAAACGGCACGGATACCTTCGAATACACGATCAGCGACGGCAATCTGACGGCCACGGCGACCGTGACGGTGACCATCACGCCGGTCGACGACCCGCCCACGGCCACCGACGACACCGCCTCGACGACCGAGGACGTGGCGGTGACGGTCGACGTGTTGCAAAACGACTCCGACATCGACACCTCCGCGCTGACCATCGCGTCGGTGACCACACCCACTCAGGGCGCCGCGTCCATCGATGACGGCGGCACTCCCAACGACCCGTCGGATGACACAGTGACCTACACGCCCGATCCCGACACCAACGGCTCGGATACCTTCGACTACACGGTCAGCGACGGCACTTCGACCGACACCGGCACCGTCAGCGTGACGATCACCGCCGTCAACGACTCGCCGCAGGCCGTCGACGACACCGCCACGGCCGCCGTCAGCGCCACGATCACCATCGATTTGACGAGTAACGATACCGACGTCGACGGCGATACCCTGAGCGTCTCGTCGCTCGACACCACCAACACCGACGGCACGGTCACCGACAACGGTGACGGCACCGTCGAGTACACCGCCCCGGGCACCGCCGGCACCGACACGTTCACCTACGTGGTCAGCGACGGCAACGGCGGCTCGTCGACCGGCACGGTGACCGTGACGGTGCAGTGA